From the genome of Desulfosoma sp.:
GGTCAACGGAAAACCGGTCTGGTATTTCTTTGCCGACCAATGCCGTCACTGCCTGGAACCTCCGTGCAAGGACGCCATCGCCGGGTATGTGGACGGTGGCGTGATTCACGATGAGGAAACAGGAGCTGTGGTCTACACGGAAAAATCTAAGGAAGCTCCCATTGATGACGTGCGGGGGGCATGCCCCTACGATATCCCTCGGGCTCGACAAGACGGTCGCATCGTCAAATGCACCATGTGCCTGGATCGAGTGAAGAACGGGCTGATTCCTGCATGCGTCAAGGTTTGTCCCACGGAAGCCATGAACTTCGGCACTCGGGAAAGCATGTTGGAATTGGCTCAAAAGCGCCTTGCCTATCTCAAAGCCAAATACCCCAAGGCGCAGCTCCTGGATCCGGACGAGGTGCGCGTCATTTACCTGGTGGTGGATGATCCGGCCAAATACCACAGCCATGCCGTGGCCAGTCTGGGCTCGGGCATTGATCGCAAGTTGGCTCTGCGCCGACTGTTCCGTCCGGCCAAGACCTTGGCCCAGAGCTTTCGATTGGTGTAACGGTCTGTTTGAAGGAAGGTGTTAACTCCATAGAACCATGAACTTTTTCGCGAGGGACGGGGTGGCCCGTCCCTCTTTTTTCCGTGCAAAGGATGCCCTTATGTCCCTGGACGCTGAAACGACAATGCGAAAGGCGGTAAACCTTGCCCGCAGCACGAAACCAGCCTATCACGAACTGTACGATTTTCTCGAGAGTGTTTTCGCATCTCAATTAAAGGTCAAACCCCGATGCAAGGTTTCCCTTAAACCCATAAAGCTCCAAACCATTCATGCTCAGTGGCATGCGGGTCGCCCCTTGATACGCCGTTGGGAATTCCCCTTGGATATCGAAGCCGCTGAAGAGGTCCTTGACGGGATCACCCAGGCAGTGCCGGCAGACAATCGGGAACTTTCAGGGGCATGTGCAGCCCTTTCGCAAGCCTTGACCAGGAACCCTTCGGCCAAAGACGCCATCTGGGAAAGTTTTTTGCACCATGAATGGAACCCATGG
Proteins encoded in this window:
- a CDS encoding 4Fe-4S dicluster domain-containing protein encodes the protein MAGMSFFIDTTRCTACRGCQIACKNWNQNGAGMTKNLGSHQNPPDLDENTFKLVRFSESEVNGKPVWYFFADQCRHCLEPPCKDAIAGYVDGGVIHDEETGAVVYTEKSKEAPIDDVRGACPYDIPRARQDGRIVKCTMCLDRVKNGLIPACVKVCPTEAMNFGTRESMLELAQKRLAYLKAKYPKAQLLDPDEVRVIYLVVDDPAKYHSHAVASLGSGIDRKLALRRLFRPAKTLAQSFRLV